From Haloarcula hispanica ATCC 33960, the proteins below share one genomic window:
- a CDS encoding methyl-accepting chemotaxis protein, producing MEESTAHSGDGDDESADATASAASDTTALERVKAVALLPVRSYLVKFAVALLVIVVLIAAGGFWVQGNATATLEDDTAQQLVQEVNAESGLLNEWIERNERPVLVASNNPLLGFNATREDQQAYTERLAADELQSDRVAAVHLADPTVGTAGEARIVASTDETLRGTRVTSDAHPWVDRTRSIGRDTVVSSNPYTNANGKRVVSSMSVAADFTHVLVVEYDASDLSKQFSTGIDGTFTQVVRPTSSSTEVLFSDAGTDAVGQPYIPNQSQSDIPEISTATEQGTFTDTPAKDAVLDTDHVAAYATIPGTNWVVIKHTPAANAFALSEQIRTDILAFILLALGGVVVVGGTIGRNTATSVQQLSAAATAIEQGEYNVDVSSSRRDEIGQLFTSIGSMRDALVSKIDEAEAAREQATDAQEEAEEERARAEQAKEEAETLAAELEQQAEVYSDVMEACADGDLTRRLPESETDNEAMAAIASSFNDMLAQWERTIVDIQEFAETVTAASEEAEVGATDAERASGEVSESVQEIAAAADEQRDMLDTVSGEMTDLSAAIEEVAASADSVAEHSNQTADVARKGEDTARDALESSRRVQEAIDTTVENVEQLDEQMAEISTIVELIADIAEQTNMLALNANIEAARADKDGEGFAVVADEVKELAGETQASATEIEQLITDVQSQTETTVDEARVAEESMEAGISAVEEVMEAFTEVSEYADKTDAGVQGISDTTDDQAASTEEAVSMTEEVADLSESTADEVQSVSAAAEEQAASMSEINDSIKSLSGQAEQLKALLSEFDVAVDETERSRDR from the coding sequence ATGGAAGAATCTACAGCACATTCAGGCGACGGTGACGACGAATCAGCAGACGCGACAGCGTCAGCGGCCTCGGACACGACAGCGCTGGAGCGAGTGAAAGCCGTTGCGCTGCTGCCAGTCCGGTCGTACCTCGTCAAGTTCGCTGTTGCGTTGCTCGTGATCGTGGTACTCATCGCGGCCGGCGGGTTCTGGGTGCAGGGGAACGCAACTGCCACACTCGAAGACGACACGGCACAACAGCTCGTACAGGAGGTCAACGCCGAGTCCGGCCTGTTGAACGAGTGGATTGAGCGCAACGAACGGCCGGTGCTCGTCGCGTCAAACAATCCGCTGCTCGGTTTCAACGCGACGCGCGAAGACCAGCAGGCCTACACGGAACGGCTCGCCGCGGATGAGCTCCAGTCCGACCGCGTCGCTGCCGTCCACCTTGCAGACCCCACTGTCGGCACAGCGGGGGAGGCAAGGATTGTGGCGAGTACTGACGAAACGCTCCGCGGAACGCGTGTCACATCGGACGCACATCCGTGGGTCGACCGGACTCGGTCTATCGGCCGCGACACAGTGGTTTCATCGAACCCGTACACGAACGCGAACGGCAAGCGAGTGGTCAGTTCGATGAGTGTCGCCGCCGACTTCACGCACGTACTCGTGGTCGAGTACGACGCCAGCGACCTGAGCAAGCAGTTCAGCACTGGTATCGACGGGACGTTCACACAGGTGGTCCGCCCGACATCGAGTTCGACTGAGGTGTTGTTCTCCGACGCCGGCACCGATGCCGTCGGACAGCCGTACATCCCGAACCAGTCACAGTCCGACATCCCGGAGATCAGCACGGCTACCGAACAGGGCACCTTTACCGACACGCCAGCGAAGGACGCAGTGCTTGACACCGACCACGTCGCCGCGTACGCGACCATCCCCGGCACAAACTGGGTCGTCATCAAGCACACGCCTGCGGCGAACGCGTTCGCGCTGAGCGAGCAGATTCGGACCGATATCCTAGCGTTCATCCTGCTCGCGCTCGGTGGCGTTGTCGTCGTGGGTGGAACGATTGGACGGAACACGGCGACATCCGTGCAACAGCTCTCTGCGGCCGCTACTGCCATCGAGCAGGGAGAGTACAATGTCGACGTTTCGAGCTCTCGCCGGGACGAAATCGGTCAGTTGTTCACGTCTATCGGGAGCATGCGCGACGCACTCGTCTCGAAAATCGACGAAGCCGAGGCTGCCCGTGAGCAAGCAACAGACGCCCAGGAGGAGGCGGAAGAAGAGCGAGCCCGCGCCGAGCAGGCAAAGGAAGAGGCTGAGACGCTCGCGGCGGAACTCGAACAGCAAGCAGAGGTATACAGCGACGTGATGGAAGCGTGCGCGGACGGTGACCTGACCCGGCGTCTCCCCGAAAGCGAGACCGACAACGAGGCGATGGCGGCTATCGCGTCGTCGTTCAACGATATGCTCGCACAGTGGGAACGCACTATCGTCGACATTCAGGAGTTCGCGGAGACTGTCACAGCCGCCAGCGAGGAGGCCGAAGTCGGGGCGACTGACGCCGAGCGTGCGAGCGGCGAGGTCAGCGAATCGGTTCAGGAGATCGCGGCTGCCGCCGACGAGCAACGCGATATGCTGGACACAGTCTCGGGAGAGATGACTGACCTTTCGGCAGCTATCGAAGAGGTAGCTGCGTCCGCTGACTCGGTTGCGGAGCACTCGAACCAGACCGCTGACGTCGCCCGAAAGGGCGAAGACACGGCCAGAGACGCGCTCGAAAGTTCACGCAGAGTACAGGAGGCAATCGACACGACTGTCGAGAACGTCGAACAGTTAGACGAGCAGATGGCGGAAATCAGCACCATCGTCGAGCTGATCGCCGACATCGCCGAGCAGACGAATATGCTCGCGCTGAACGCGAACATCGAAGCTGCTCGTGCCGACAAAGACGGCGAAGGGTTCGCCGTCGTGGCCGACGAAGTCAAGGAACTCGCCGGGGAAACGCAGGCATCGGCGACCGAAATAGAGCAACTCATTACCGATGTCCAGTCCCAGACGGAGACGACTGTCGACGAGGCCAGAGTCGCTGAGGAGTCGATGGAAGCAGGCATCAGTGCGGTCGAAGAGGTCATGGAAGCGTTCACAGAAGTGTCGGAGTACGCCGACAAAACGGACGCCGGCGTCCAGGGGATCAGCGACACCACTGACGATCAGGCCGCCAGTACTGAAGAAGCGGTATCGATGACCGAGGAAGTCGCCGACCTCAGTGAATCCACTGCCGATGAGGTACAGAGCGTGTCCGCCGCCGCAGAGGAGCAGGCGGCCTCGATGTCGGAGATCAACGACAGTATCAAATCGCTGAGCGGGCAGGCCGAGCAGCTCAAGGCGCTCCTGTCGGAGTTTGACGTCGCTGTCGACGAAACCGAGCGATCCCGAGACCGCTGA